The following is a genomic window from Neurospora crassa OR74A linkage group III, whole genome shotgun sequence.
GAACATGGTTTTCACGAAACTATACCGTACATAAGTAGACGCATACATAAGTAGATGCATACCTCTGTGTAGCATAagttgaggaagagaaagaaaaaaaaaaaaaaaaaaccgaaaaaAAGAGCAGGttcttccccccttctttacctatgtacactatAGCCGAGCAAAGAGAGTCTAGACGAAAAACATGAACATTAACAGGAATGGTTCCGCAATAAGTACTTGCAAGTGcaactagaatattagtgaAATCTCGATCCAAAACTCGGATCAAGACCCGGATGAGAAACGATTTGCAGACGTCTGTTAACCATGCAGTAACTCCATGGCGGAGTATACATAAGCTTAGTTCGGCTTATGAACAGCTTTTGTGGCAGTGCTTGTTTTGTATACATGTCACCCCCGAGTTCTCTGGTTGCCTTATTAGGTGTAAGCGCGAGTCTGTAATGTGAACACGGAGAATCCAAAGTTGGAATTCACATGTCAGCAGGACTGACTGTTCGCTTAAACGTGCTACTGGCACTTATTTGGGTTACCGAAGTATATTGATTAAAAGAGGGATTGAGCCATATTCAGTCATACATAATTGGTGAGTCTTGTGAAGCGGAAGTTTAAGAGACTTAGACAAAGAGGAAGTTTAGACAAAGTCCCGACAAAGACAAAATACCAAAGAAAGGTGCCCGGTTAGAGGAAATCTTTCGCCAAGTTACCTTTTGAGCTTCAATGTTCATCGAACACCAGCGCGTGCACCATATCTCAGCGCTGGACGCTGACCAACTCCATGACCTTGGCACCCCTTTTCTAAGTAACAAGAGAACCCTCTCTTCATATGGTATCCGAACCCTGCCGCACACCGGACTCAACCAGACCGGTCGAccgtaaaaaaaaaaccccatAAAATTCTTTTGCCCCGGGGATTTATCATACATGTACATGGTATACACAGCGGTGTCTGTCCCCTCTTCTCACAGATCCCGGCTTGTCTCTCACTTCGAGGTCACTGTAGCTTCCTCAACCAAAAGGGGAGGGATATCCCGCAAGTCTCAGTGAACAATCCCCTCCCTCACTGACTCAATCCATCATCGCACACATTCAGGCCCAGGAAAGATttagttcttcttcttggactcCTGGCCCTTCTGCTttccgccaccaccaccaacgccaCCCGTCAAGCCCTTACTGCTCAAcaccttcctcatcttcttccaggCAAACACGTACTGCTCAACACTGCCCATGTCGTGCTTGGGCTGGCGCATGTACATGAGCTTGGCGCGTCTCGCGCGCTTGGCCCGCCTCTTGATGATCTCGATGCCCGCCACGTTCTTGTTGTAGATCTTGTACCACATCTCGACGCCGACCTTGCCGAGGTGGTTTCTGAGAAGGATCGCCGTGTCGATGCCCGAACGGCGGATGGCCAGACACACGCCCGCAAAGGGTTCGCCGCCGCGACGATGCGTCACCATGAGCACGTCGCCGACGCGGGCGGCGTGGCGCGCCTTGGAGAAGAGGGCGGTGCGCGCACCGGTCGGGTCCATGCGCGCGATCTGCTGCTGGGTCAACAGCGGCATCGGGTCCGAGGGAGGCTTGGTCATGAGCGGTGGCAGCTTCGAGTTGGCGATCTTGAAGGCTTTGGACTTGGTGACTACGCtcgagggaggaagggtcGTCGGGCTCTTGGGGGGTGTGAAGACGGCGAAAGCGGTGCGGGTCTTTTTGGTGTGCTTATCGGCGATCCTGACTGTTGGAGTACAAGTATAGGTTGGTTAGTCATTGTAGGCAGAAGATCGGATGACATGTATGGTGGGTGGGTGACGTGAGGCCGTACAAAAGTTGTGATCGGGCAGGGCGCCGGTAGACTGGGTGGTGGAAGCAGCGACGGCTGTCGCATAGCCCCGGATGAGGGACTGGCATAGGCCGGCCTTGAGGCAGCCCAGAGGCCGTCGGGAGAGCGATGCTGTCACGTTCATGGTGTGTTGTCGTGTGTGGTGTCCCGGACTCGGAGTCGGACTCTCTGGACCGCCAGAAGTGGAATTGGCGAAGCAGTCAGGGCAGCTCTCCTCCACGGCCGGGCAAAGGTCGAATTCGCGGGACCCGGGGCGGGCAGGCTGCACAAGACGTTGGAAAATGGATCTTCGAGCAAGACCGTGCTGGCTCCCGATTGGCCGTGTGCAAGGTACACGGCCCATAAAAAAGTGTATTGACCAATCACAGACCGGATTCGTCAATACAGGGGTGCTACTTTTTGACGGCGGGCTGTCTTGCGCTTTTCCCTTGGCGACAATCCCCTCCACGCCTCTCTCTTGGGTCCGCTCGCACGGTTGGGGTCGCGAATTCAACATCGAAGAACCACTTTTATTTACATCCGTCTGCCGGTTCCTGTCTCCAGTCGACTCCGGTCTCTGGCCTCCAACTCCCCCGCCTCTCCTCTTTGTCCTCCGTTCCCTCCGAGTCCGGTCGCGTCCCACCAACTCCGACCGATCGCACACCAACATGGCCGGCAGAGCTCCCCAGCATGCCCTCCGGGTAGGGTGCAGGGCAGTCCCCGAGGCTCTTTCGAAGCCCGCGCAGCAATCCCGATGCTTGTCGTCGACCGTACCTCGCCAAGGCATGTCCTCCCAACCAACCTGTCGCCATTTGTCGCTTTGTCGCTAAGAGCTCGATACGCAAATGCGCTCAAACCCGCTCGGCTTCATGGCAGTTACCACATGGCTGTCTTCATCCAGACTTGCTaacacctcctccgcctaCAGCCACCTACCCCGTCGTCTCCTTCAACAAGACCTCGTCCCCCGAACTCAAGGAAGCCCTCGAGACCCTGCGTGAAAAGGTCATTCTGCCCACCTATCTGCCGCCCGAACTACGACAGAAGATCTTCAACAAGAAGTATGAGAAGGAGCTTGCGCACGATCCCGTCACCATCCAGATCGATGGCCAGCCCCAAAGGTTCAGCTACATCAACATGCTGACGGACATGCCCAACACCCCCAAGAACATCCGGGCCGCCCTCCTGAGCATGAAGAACGGCGGCGACTTTGCCAACCTTTCCGGCCTCCTCGAGGGTATGCACCGCGCGAACCGCAAACTCCCATACTGGCTCTCTGCCCAGATTGTGCGGAAAGCATGCAAGGCCGGCCATCTGCAGCTCATTCTCAACATGGTCCGCGACGTCAAGCGCACCGGCTTCACTCTGGAGCGCCACGAGACCGTCAACGAGCTCCTGTTCTGGATCCAGCGTTTTGCGTGGAAGAGCGACTACAGCGAGCCAGAGACGCGCAAGGCGCTCAGGGAGGTTCAGGAGATTTTGGACGCGCTGGAGGGCGACGAGAGACACATGAGCAAGGACCGCAAGAGGCAGCAGGCCCTTACGAGGTTCCCGTACCACCGCGACCCTCAGTTCCTCGCCGCCAGGCTAAACTTGACGGCCGAGCTCGCTGCTCGTCGCGCGGTAACCGGACAGACTTCGGAACAGCAGCTCAACAGCGCCAACGACGTCAAGAACCTGGTCAAGTACGCCGAGCAGCTGGTGAGGCTGTGGCCCGCGGACAAGGCCCTCTTGGACATGTACACGGATGAGGCCTACGTTGCCAGGGTCGATCTCCGGTACCTCATCAAGCCCCAAGTGCACCTTCGCTATGCTAGTTTCACCCTCCAGGCCTTGAAGAATGCGGCCAAGATTGTCGGACAGCTCGGCCATGGCCCGCTGGCGGCGCAGTTGATCAACAGGGCCGCTGCTGTCGAGGCTGAGAGCCAGTTGGCCTATGCCAAGGTTGACGACGGCATGGCCGGCCAGAAGATTTACGAGATGGTTGTGGGTGGAAAGAAATAAACACTTGTAGGCAATGATTAACAGAACGAGCTGTTTCCCCATGTTTCTCTCGTCATGCTCTCGCGAGGTATGGTACGTATAGGCGACTAGCTTTGTATATGTAGGATGTATGACGGACTGTAAGATACCATGAGTTGACAAATGGCACAAAAAGTAGACAAAGAACTCTGAACCTTGAAACTTTTTTTGTTTCATGAACGATACCCAACTACCTGCTATGTACAATAAACCGTCTGTCGCTTTTTtcctgtttgtttgtttgtttgtttatttatttatgTTCCCTCTTTCCATCCCGACTATGGCAGAACGATGTACTTTTGCAAGTGCTCGGGGATCGCGCCCAAAAGGTTCTTCTGCTCCAACCACTTCCTCGAGAACAAGCGGTCCGCATACCTGTAGGCACCATCGCACAGCATCGTCACAACCGTCGATCCCTTTCCGAGCTTCTCCGCAACCTCCTTAGCCGCAACAACGTTGAGGGTCGAGCTGGCGCCAAGATACAGACCCTCCTCGTCCAGACACCTGTACACCATCTCAATGGTCTTCTCGTCGCTAATGGTCATGGATCCATCCACCAAGTCCACATCCTGCTTCAGGTTGTCGGTGATACGGCCCTGGCCAATGCCCTCGGTGATGCTCGACCCGCTGCGCTCAATCAGCTTGCCGCCCGAGCTGAAGTACGAGTGCAACACACTTCCGGGAGGATCAGCCAAGAACGCCTTGACCCTGCCGCCCGAAACCTCCTTCAGATACCTCGTCGTGCCCGCAAACGTTCCACCGGTGCCCGTCGCGCAAGTAAAGGCATCGACCTTGCCTCCCGTCTGCGCCCAGATCTCGGGGCCGGTCGTCTCGATGTGCGCCCTCCGGTTGGCAATGTTGTCGAACTGGTTCGTCCACACGGCATTGTCCAACCGCTCGGCGTGCCGGCGCGCCTGGTGGTTGTAGTTCTCTGGGTTCTCGAACGCGACGGCGGGCACAGGGTACACCTCGGCGCCCAGCAGGCGGAGCAGGTCGATCTTGCCCTGCGACTGCGTGTTGGGCATGTAGATGACGAGCTTGTAGCCCTTGGAGCGGCACACGTGCGCCAGGCCGATACCGGTGTTGCCGGCGGTTCCCTCGACGACGGTGCCGCCTGGCCGTAGCAGGCCTCGCTCCTCGGCGTCCTTGACGACGTACAGGGCCGCGCGGTCTTTGACGGAACCGCCGGGGTTCATGAACTCGGCTTTGCCGAGGATCTCGCAGCCGGTTTCTTCGGAGAGGCGGTTGAGGCGGATGAGCGGGGTGTTGCCGATAGCTAAGGAGGTAGAGAGGTGAGTGTTGGTGGCATGTTCTTTGTGAATATGATAGATGAGGGCAGCATACCTCCGGTCAAACCCTTGGCGATACCCTGCGCCTTGGAGACGTTAAGGAGGTATTGGGAGGGCTCTTGGGGCGCGACCGCGGCCATCCTCCGGAGGGAGGTGGTCGCAAAGGTACGGACGCCGTGACGGAACATGGGGAATCGTATatgcaggcaggcaggcaggcaggcaggcaggcaggcaggcagggagGAGAAACGAGTGCGCGTGCGCTACAGATGAATCAAGATATGCAGACAATGGTCACACAAAGaacaaaagaaagagagagagagagagaggaagccAAATAATACCAATAATTCGAATCACTCCTTTCAACTAGAAACGAACGACTAACGACTCGTAAGTTTCCAGTTACGGAAGCGTGGGGGGGGCCGATCGATGGAAGTACCTACCGAATGGTCCGAATGACGGAATCCGGGTAGTGGGGCCATCCTCAGCTCTTAGTCTCGAAGCGGGCGGCCGGGCGGCGATTATCGGACCTCGAGATTCCCGCTGTAATGCCACTGACCTCCTCGCCTTGTGATCTAGGTACAATGCTTACATACTTGGGAAGAACACAGTGAACAGCCCAACAGCAGCTGAGCGAGCGGTCAATGTACCAGCAACAGGGAAAACTCGGGGTACCTAACTGCACCGAAAAAGGAACATAAACACACAAAGCATGAACCGTGGGGTTCGGATTTCAGCAACATGTTGATTGGTCGCCCTGATGATCAGGCAGGTAATGCCAAAAAAAGTTATAGCGGGGAAGGGAGAATCCCAGAGCATGTAAGTCGGTAGGCGAGGTAGGTACCGCACACTAGAACTAGAGGGAGGTCGGTACTCTACACTAGTGGAAATTTGGAGATGGTTCAATCTTCAAccaaacaacatcaacacctcTGGAAGGGGGAAATTATCACCACGCGTCGTCTATCAAATCAGCAATACACGAGTTTCCACAACGAGCGCATCTACATCTCTATACATGCCGACTATATACGATCTTGTAACTTCTGATCGGCTTTTCAGCAACTCGCAATCAACATCCGATACCATCAATATTTTTATCGACGTCTTCCCACGATGAAGTGGTAAAACGCGACGCATCGTTAGACAACCAGTTACTCTGCGTTCTCGTAAAGTGGGCGACATTGACGGCAAAAATGACCACCATAGATCTCAATCGCGATCCCAAGCACAAACACCCCGACTTGCCCGTCCCGAACGAGATCACCGAAGAAAACTGGAGCGATTCCTCAGACGATAGCGATGCCGAAAGTCCCAGCACCGGCGAGGCCGcacagcagccgcagcaggtGGAATGGCTTGCCACGTCGCGCGCGAAGCGGTCCACGGCCGGCAACCGTATGAAGTCGATGCTCGCCAACGAAGAGCCCGCCGCCGAAGACTCGGATCTGGAACTCCTCTTtgccgaagacgacgacgatgctGGCTTTACCGACGAGGACAAGGATGACGCGTCCGATGTCCAGATGGACTCGTCCtcggacgacgaagacgacaagGACGGTGCTGCCGCCGACGATCTCGAGGGTGAAAAGGAGCTGGAGCGCCAAGcaagggaaaagaggaacGCGCAACGGAAGAGGAAAGCTCAGGAGGCTATCCCCATGAAGTTCAGGAAAAAGGTTCGCATCGAGCAGCCGCCGTCAGCCACGGGAGAGAGTGCCGCCGGAAGTCCCGCGCCGTCGACGACAGGCACTCCTGCTGCCTCCTCTGTCCGGCAAGGACCGACACCGCGCCCGCCTAGACCCAAGAAAAAGTCGGAAAGGACGAGTTGGTTGCCGACCCTGGCCGATATGCCCACGCGAGCGTCCGAGCGCAGGACGACCAAGATGAGCAAGGAACAGCTTCATCAGAAGATGATCGACGACGAGATTCGCCGGAAGAAGCTGATGGAAAAGATGGAGAAAAACGCAAAGAGGTTAGAGGCCTTGAAGAAGCCACCAATGACACAGGCGGAGCGGTTGGCTGAGGCAGCTTTGGTGGAAAAGAGGAACGAGAAGAGCTTGAACCgatgggaggaggcggagaaggtgagggaagaagaacgcTTGAGAAAGATCGCGGCCCTGAACAATCGCAAGCTGGACGGTCCGGTAGTCACTTTTTGGAGTGGTATTCAGACGTTGGAGGAAGGACAACAAAAACACGTTGGCAAGATGGTGTCCATGGAGGAGAAGCCGGtcaggaagaagaggcaatCTGTCAGCGCTACTCTTGCTGCTCAGGAGGCGGCTGAGAAAGAGAAAGCAAAGGCTGAGGAAGCCTCCAGGCAAACACCATTGACTGAGAAGGGAGATGACAAGTCGGCCGAGGCGGCAACCAAACAGGACAATAAAATGGAGGCACAAGCGGAAAAAGCAGTTCCGTCAATAGCATTGCCCGAACAGCCACAAAAACCAATATCGACTCCAGACGTTGTTATGAAGGATGCGCCcgaaccaccacaacctccACAACCATCTACACTCGCACCTATCCGAGGACCTATGGCCCCGCCGCCTATCccttctccgccgccgctcgaGACGAAGCCTGCGCCTTCATCAGGAGTTCTAGCTGCCCCCGTCCTGGCCCCACCAGGAGGAGTAGCACCCCCTATGCTCGATGTCCAGATGCCCGGGTTAGCATTTCCATTTAGTAACGGGATGTCAAACGTTCTTGCGCCCCCTAACACTACTTCGCCTCTTTCAATGCCTCCGTCTTCCGGGAGTTTGAGCACCCTTACGCCTGcgccagctccagctcctaCTCCAGCTTTGCTTTCTGCGCCGGTGACGTCGGCCCCTACTACCACTCTCAGCTTTGCGCCCACACACATCCCAGCACCCGCACCCGCACCTTCTCCTGCTGTTGATAGGCTTGCTCGTGATCTGCCTTCACCAGCTACTACAGTATTCACAACTACTATTCAGACTAAGCAGGCACCGacacctccttcttcgcaGTCTGCCACTATCAGCCCTGAGAAGctaaagaaagaggagaaatTCGCCGTACCACGAGAGGACGACAAAACTGGACAAGGTGACAAGAGCGAAGAAAGtaggaaagaaaataaatcCGACAATGCGAATGCGGGACCGGATCGGCCCCAGGAAGGGGCATCGGTGTCCACTGACCAACCCGCCgctgaaggggaagaagggaaaacggTCAACAAAGTTACCCGTAGCTGCATCATTCTCCAGAATTTTGATGAAGCCGCTATCAAGGACAAGCAGGTCCAGACGCAGATTATctttgggaggaggatggagaaaCTTGCCAGTGAGTTGGGCCCCATTTGCGCATCAGCATTCTTATTTCGTTTAGTCACTAACAATCACCAAAGAGCCCGCCCATCCTCCACTCTGCGTTGTAACTGGCCATCCAGCCCGTTACCGAGACCCCAAGACTGGTCTCCCCTATTACAATGCCTATGCCTATCGCGAGATCCAGCGCGTGCACAGGGGTGATTACAAGTTCAGTGCGCTGTTAGGAGCATACGTGGGCAGCGGAACGTACGCGGCCAAGGGCGTGCCAGAAAGGTTCTTGAACCCTAACGGGAAGAGGTCGACGCCAAAAGAAGATCCAGCAGTCAAACTAGCCAAGCTGAAAGAGgctcaagaagaagcggaaaaaagaaaagagaagaacaaAGAGGCTTTGGAAGTGGGAAAGGCCAAGGACATTGAGGCCGGGGATAAACACCTGGATAACGTCCAAGCCACTGAACTGCCGCCCCTGAGGCAACCGAAGCTACCGCAGCTGCCACGAAGAGCAAGTGGCACGGAGGTGACTAATACTATCAAGGCAAGGAGCAAGAGCAAGGAGACGACGAGACCGTCTGAGCCGAAACGGAAGACGTCGACGTCTTCGTTGCCAGCGACGATGACAGGGCCGGTGGTCCAGGCTAAGCTGGAGCCGATTGAGGGTGTTGCTCTTCCACTCAAAGCTACTAGCGCTCCTGCACTTACACCTACTCCTAAACCAATGGCAGCGACAATGACGACGCCAGCAAACCCATCATTATTACAACTATCAACGTCAACGCCGCCACTACAAACTCAAGCCCAGTTCAAGCtagtggatgatgatgtgaaGACACAGACACAACAGCTACCAGTGAAATCAACTTCTTCATCAAATTCTCAGCCAACATCATCCCAGGcatcacaaccacaaccacaaccaccagtCCAGCAGTCTTTGACGGTTCCTGCTCCTGTTTCTGCTCCAATCCCAAATCCAGCTGCGGcgccatcctcttcttcagcaGCAGTAGAAgccccaacccaaccaccaGCCGACGACTCTTCCGTCAAGCCAGTCGAACCAACTCAACCGtcacaacctcctcctcctccccctgctcaagaagcagcagcacaaACACCCATAGCAGAGACTCGCTTCCTACCCGCTCCTGTGCCGGACATGTCATAGCGGGGACAGGACATGCCGCATTGTACAGGCGGACGcctggaaggaaggaagaaaaggagtaGCTGGTTAGATATCGTGCTGAATTGGTTACGATGAGCTGAGATGTGTATGTAGATATGTAGATATAGTTGTCTAGTATGGAAAGTATGGGAAGTGGTGTACTACTAGTGTACTAGTGAGTGTACTATCGTTATCGtgattgttgctgctgttcaAAACAtacatggatggatggatggatggatggatggacggatggatggatggacaaCCAAAAAGTATAATGTAGGATTACGAACGAGTATAGTGCATAGGGTATGATGAGTAttgatagatagatagatacaCAAATAGATGGGAGTAAAGGTAAAAAGAAGTCAACTACGTCAAGTAAGCActgggagagagagaaagggagagagagcGATGCACAACCTACCTACGCTAAGAAAGACACGGACAGACTGGGGGGGAAGACTCagagtacctacctacctcaccaCGCTACATGTGCAATGATGTTTTTTGTTGATTATACTGTGGTAATAAGATGAGAATACCCAAGTctaaaaagtaaataaaagacGTAAAACCACCCAAATTTTCACGACATTCATTGCTTACATAGTATATGAAAATTTGCTTGCCTCCATCATGAATAAATgctgacttgacttgactgaCTGTACATCGATTGCTACGTTGCATTCAGTTCTGTGTTTATATCACCCCCCCCGCGTCTTCAACGCAAACTTTGACTGGTCAAGGTTGTTTGTTGCTCATCACAATGGGATTTATATGTATGTTGAGAATCACATGCAAAATCCAGTGATTTTCTTTTCGGTAAAGGCACACTTCATAATACGCCAAGCCATGTGTGATATGAagttgaaagaaaaaaaaattaaaaaaaataaaaaagaaaaaaaaatcaaaaagaaaaaaaaattaaaaaaggaaaaaaaaaagaacctcGAAATGAAAATCGATTTTCAAAAGCAAATCGCATTGTCTTCATGAATCTCCCACGTGGAAGGGGTCAAGTTTTTGGAGGGAACAAAGagttattaagaaattcttGAATCCAATATGatggtaatagtaatatgTGCGAGCACTAACGGACAGAGCCTTGGTCAGATAAACGAATGAACATCAGAAAGTCTTCCGCGCGCAGACCTCGGTATGATGCCGGCGCGGTTTCTTGATACGTTCATTCCTTTTCCTGGCCCGAGTTTGTTGGAGAGAAAGGCGGCTCCTCTCTCTGATCCTAGGGAATCAagcacaaccacaaccataAGCCAACCTAGGTCAACCCAGTTGAGTCTCCCTCTCCCATCCCTCACATCTCcagtcttcttcctcgccccTTGAACCAAAAGAAAACGGCCTGGCCAGGTACGCTCGGCGACACCTCTCCTTTGTGCAATGGCGCCAGGTGAAATCGTTTCCCCCACAATGCTCACaacttcccctccctcctttcCCTCC
Proteins encoded in this region:
- a CDS encoding mitochondrial ribosomal protein, which gives rise to MNVTASLSRRPLGCLKAGLCQSLIRGYATAVAASTTQSTGALPDHNFFRIADKHTKKTRTAFAVFTPPKSPTTLPPSSVVTKSKAFKIANSKLPPLMTKPPSDPMPLLTQQQIARMDPTGARTALFSKARHAARVGDVLMVTHRRGGEPFAGVCLAIRRSGIDTAILLRNHLGKVGVEMWYKIYNKNVAGIEIIKRRAKRARRAKLMYMRQPKHDMGSVEQYVFAWKKMRKVLSSKGLTGGVGGGGGKQKGQESKKKN
- the cys-17 gene encoding cysteine synthase yields the protein MFRHGVRTFATTSLRRMAAVAPQEPSQYLLNVSKAQGIAKGLTGAIGNTPLIRLNRLSEETGCEILGKAEFMNPGGSVKDRAALYVVKDAEERGLLRPGGTVVEGTAGNTGIGLAHVCRSKGYKLVIYMPNTQSQGKIDLLRLLGAEVYPVPAVAFENPENYNHQARRHAERLDNAVWTNQFDNIANRRAHIETTGPEIWAQTGGKVDAFTCATGTGGTFAGTTRYLKEVSGGRVKAFLADPPGSVLHSYFSSGGKLIERSGSSITEGIGQGRITDNLKQDVDLVDGSMTISDEKTIEMVYRCLDEEGLYLGASSTLNVVAAKEVAEKLGKGSTVVTMLCDGAYRYADRLFSRKWLEQKNLLGAIPEHLQKYIVLP